The segment CTCAGCAGCCAGCCTTTTCTGCTCCTCCAGAGGCTTGCTCATCGCGGCCCTGTCGATAAAAGTAAAACCGGGCCAGCCCTTGAAGGCAACGATTTTTCCCTGCTTTCCAGCTCGGCTCATCTCTTGGATATCTTTCAGCATGCTTTCCTTGGACCCGCTATCGAAGTGGCCGAAATGCTCAATCATGACCGCGTCGATGTGCTCTAGGTAGTCAACGCCGATTTGCAGATTAGGTGTGCTGCGAATACCGTTGTAGAAGATGAGTTTGTCCTCACCGATCTTGCTGCGGGCCTCTTGGATCAATTCGGCAAGGCCCTGCTGAATCGCATCGAACTTCTCTTGCCCCCAGATCGCTTTGTTCGCCTCGGCTTTGATTTGTGGTAATGCGTCTAAAAAGATGCCATCACAACTGCCCTCAACCACCGCGTTCTGAGCCACGTCCGTCCACCAGGCCCTGACCTCGGGGTTGGATAGATCATATCGTTTCAACCTACTATTCTTAAAGTCTAAGGTCCCATCCGCTCGCTTAAGCCACCATTCTGGATGTTGTTCATACTCCTGGTGAGCCCGAAACATGCCGTAATCGAGAAAGGTATTCCAGTAGAAGATGACTTTCATCTCAGGGTTGAACGCCTTCAATTGCCGAGCTTCTTGCTCAATCCCATCTTCGGTGTATCGGAACTGCTTATTGGCATGTCCCTTTTCGAGACAAATAAAGCTACCGTGGGAGGCCACGAACTTGGCCTCCTCTGGCGTCATCAGCGGACCGTCTTTGGCAAAGTGGAATCCAACCGGAACGGTGTCCCAACGAAAGGTCGGATAATGCTCGGTCGTTCTCGATTGCGCAAGCGTCGAGCCTGGAGCCAGCAGGAACGAGACAAGGATTACCAGAATGCATCTGTGGTTCCGATTCATTTTCTATTTCTCTTTAGGTGTTCCCAGCTCATGCCAATCCAACGATCAGCATACACACACACAGACGCCAAACCACACTTGGTTCTGCATGCTAGAAATACTTTCCACTATCGCTCTTGGTCGAACACCTCCCCGACCGCCTCGGGAAGTTGCATTACACATCCAATGATGGGGCAAACCTAAAGTTTATCTTCCCCCCGTTATCGCTATCACTTCGGACCACTTTTCCAAAGCTTGATTCGATCAACATCGTTCTGGTCCGCCACTCCATCGGTACTTCGTCCGCGCGCAACATCCGCTTCCAATTGTTCGAGCAGGCGTGCCACCACTTCCGGCTGTGATGCATAGAGATTGGTGGTCTCGCTAGGATCATTTTCCATGTCGTATAACTGG is part of the Novipirellula aureliae genome and harbors:
- a CDS encoding putative glycoside hydrolase yields the protein MNRNHRCILVILVSFLLAPGSTLAQSRTTEHYPTFRWDTVPVGFHFAKDGPLMTPEEAKFVASHGSFICLEKGHANKQFRYTEDGIEQEARQLKAFNPEMKVIFYWNTFLDYGMFRAHQEYEQHPEWWLKRADGTLDFKNSRLKRYDLSNPEVRAWWTDVAQNAVVEGSCDGIFLDALPQIKAEANKAIWGQEKFDAIQQGLAELIQEARSKIGEDKLIFYNGIRSTPNLQIGVDYLEHIDAVMIEHFGHFDSGSKESMLKDIQEMSRAGKQGKIVAFKGWPGFTFIDRAAMSKPLEEQKRLAAENITFALAAFLVGAQEHSYFVYNWGYRMRLGCMEWYPELDKKLGPPLADAKQDGWVLERDFEHAHVWIDLESREARIDWH